The segment AAAACGGGGGCTACCCCCACTGACGGGGGTGGCGCGGGACCGTAGCGTGGTGGGCATGGAAGCCCGCGACCCAGAGCTGAAGAGAGAACTCGACGCGACGTTGCACGCGCGCCGCGAACTGGGCGAGGAGTACGAGTCCGCGCTCGTCGACTCCTTCCTGGAGAAGGTGGAGCAGCGTGTGGACGGCACGGTGGACCGGCGCGTCCGCAGACAGCTGGCGGAACAGCAGATGGTCGTGGCGCGCGGTGCCCGCCCTCAGCAGCCGGTCGACTCGAATTTCGGTGAGCGGTTCGGCTTCGGCATCATCTCGATGATCCTGGCGGTACCGCTGACGGCGATCGGCGTGGTCAATGCCGGGTTCAAGGGCCTGGTAGTGGCCTGGCTGGGCATTGTCGGGGTGAACTTCGTCCATGCGGCCCGGGGCTTCCCGTGGCTCCACCGGTCCCGGGCGGGCCGGGGCAAAGCCGGTGCGGGCTCCGGCTGGGAGGACTGACCGGCACCCGCCCCCGCACTTCGGGTATGAGCGCCGCGCTGCCGGACACCGTTCGATGGAGGGCGGTACGGGAGTACGCGGGGGCCGCCGCACACCCCGGGCCGCCTGCCCGGGGGCGGGACGACGGCGGTCCCCGCGTAGGACGCGGCCGGACCGAGCCGTCACCGGCCGGTCACCGCCGCGTCTGGCGTCTACGGGTCCGGGAGCCGCTCCGGAGAATCCAAGACGCCGGCTGAGCATCGGCGGGGCCTGCCTGGCCAGAGGCCCCGTGCCGACGGCTCCACTCTTCCCGATGCGTGTTAACCAAGTGCTGCGGTGGTGTGAAAGCCGTGTTCCAGCCCTGTGAACCGGCCCGGTGAAGCCCCGGGGGCGGCCGGAACCGGGCACAGGCACAGGCCCCGGGCACGACCCCACGACCCGAACCCAAACCCGGACCCAGCCCCGCCCCAGCCCCGCCCCGAACCCGGCCCCCGCCCCGGACCCGGTTGTGGAGCTACCCCTTCCGCTGCTCCCTCCGGCTACTTCCCGCCGTCGGCGAGGAAGGAGAGCAGGTCCTGGCGGCTGACGACCCCCGTGGGCTTCCCTTCAACCAGGACGATCGCCGCGTCCGCCGCGCTGACGGCGTCGCCCAGGACGGCCATCAGATCCGATACCGGCTCACCGGAGCCGACCTGCGGCAGCGGAGCGCTCATATGCTTCTCCAGCGGGTCGCTGAGGGCGGCCCGCCCGGTGTAGAGGGCGCCCAGCAGTTCCCGCTCCACCACCGAGCCGATGACCTCGGCGGCCATCACATCCGGGTGCCCGGCGCCCGGCTTGACGATGGGCATCTGGGAGACCCCGTACTCCCGCAGCACCTCGATCGCCTCGCCGACGGTCTCCTCCGGGTGCATATGGACCAGGCTGGGGATCTTCCCGCCCTCCTTGTGACGCAGGACGTCGCCGACGGAGGCGGCGGGCCCGGCCTCCTCCAGAAAGCCGTAGTCGGCCATCCACTCGTCGTTGAAGATCTTCGACAGATAGCCGCGTCCGCTGTCGGGCAGCAGGACGACCACCACATCGTCCGGGCCGAGCCGCTCGGCGACCCGCAGCGCCGCGACGACCGCCATCCCGCAGGAGCCGCCGACCAGCAGTCCCTCCTCCTTGGCGAGGCGGCGGGTCATCTGGAAGGAGTCCTTGTCGGAGACGGCGACGATCTCGTCCGTCACGGTCGCGTCGTAGGCGGTCGGCCAGAAGTCCTCACCGACGCCCTCGACGAGATACGGACGGCCCGATCCGCCGCTGTAGACCGAGCCCTCGGGGTCGGCGCCCACGATCCGGACCCGGTCCTCGCTGATCTCCTTGAGATAGCGGCCGGTGCCGGAGATCGTTCCGCCGGTGCCGACACCCGCGACAAAATGGGTGATCTTTCCCTCGGTCTGTTCCCAGAGTTCGGGACCGGTGGTCTCGTAGTGCGAACGGGGGTTGTTGGGATTGGAGTACTGGTCGGGCTTCCAGGCCCCGGGGGTCTCCCGGACCAGCCGGTCGGAGACGTTGTAATACGAATCCGGGTGCTCCGGGTCGACGGCGGTGGGGCAGACCACGACCTCGGCGCCATAGGCCCGCAGTACGTTGATCTTGTCGGTGGACACCTTGTCCGGGCAGACGAAGATGCACTTGTAGCCCTTCTGCTGGGCCACGATCGCCAGGCCGACCCCGGTGTTTCCGCTGGTCGGCTCCACGATCGTGCCCCCCGGGCGGAGGGCGCCGCTCTTCTCCGCCGCTTCGATCATGCGCAGGGCGATCCGGTCCTTGACCGAGCCGCCGGGGTTGAAGTACTCGACCTTGGCCAGGACGGTCGCCTGAATGCCCTCGGTCACGCTGTTCAGCTTCACCAGCGGGGTGTTGCCGACCAGGCTGATCATCGAGTTGTGAAAGCGCACAATTGTTCTCCGGGGTCTCCGACTGAGGGGTGCTAGAGGGTGCGCTAAAGCGTATGCGGACACGACCGTGATTGGGCGGTGCCGGTTACCGGGCAGTTAGCTCTTGACGACAGGAGGTGGGCGGTGTCGGGAGCGAGAGTGGCACGGCGGATCGCCGCGGGCGCGGCCTACGGCGGTGGCGGCGTCGGCCTGGTCGGTGTCGCGGCGGTGGGTGTGCTGCTGGCGGAGGTGCAACTGGCGAAGCGCTCGGTCCTCGGCGGTATCGCCCCGCTGCCGCCGCGCGGCGACGGTCTGTACGGACTGGCCTTCGGCCGCTCCCAGCCGCTCTTCCTCGGGCTGCTCGGCGATTCCACGGCGGCCGGGCAGGGGGTGCGCCGGGCCGGCCAGACCCCGGCGGCGCTGCTGGCGTCCGGACTGGCCGCGGTCGCCGAGCGGCCGGTGGATGTGGTCAACGTCGCCCTTCCGGGGGCCCGCTCCGACGATCTCGACCGCCAGGTGAAGCTGCTGCTGTCGGACACCTCCCGGCTGCCCGACGTCTGCGTGATCATGATCGGGGCGAACGATGTCACCCACCGGATGCCGCCGACGGAGTCCGTCCGGCATCTCGCCGCGGCGGTCCGGCGGCTCCGTACGGCGGGTGCG is part of the Streptomyces qinzhouensis genome and harbors:
- a CDS encoding cystathionine beta-synthase gives rise to the protein MRFHNSMISLVGNTPLVKLNSVTEGIQATVLAKVEYFNPGGSVKDRIALRMIEAAEKSGALRPGGTIVEPTSGNTGVGLAIVAQQKGYKCIFVCPDKVSTDKINVLRAYGAEVVVCPTAVDPEHPDSYYNVSDRLVRETPGAWKPDQYSNPNNPRSHYETTGPELWEQTEGKITHFVAGVGTGGTISGTGRYLKEISEDRVRIVGADPEGSVYSGGSGRPYLVEGVGEDFWPTAYDATVTDEIVAVSDKDSFQMTRRLAKEEGLLVGGSCGMAVVAALRVAERLGPDDVVVVLLPDSGRGYLSKIFNDEWMADYGFLEEAGPAASVGDVLRHKEGGKIPSLVHMHPEETVGEAIEVLREYGVSQMPIVKPGAGHPDVMAAEVIGSVVERELLGALYTGRAALSDPLEKHMSAPLPQVGSGEPVSDLMAVLGDAVSAADAAIVLVEGKPTGVVSRQDLLSFLADGGK